In Aegilops tauschii subsp. strangulata cultivar AL8/78 chromosome 3, Aet v6.0, whole genome shotgun sequence, one genomic interval encodes:
- the LOC109748320 gene encoding putrescine hydroxycinnamoyltransferase 1-like — MGEARELLQERYTSVSSLDLISVSRRKMGAVLSTKKATKMGVDEVEVVESCMVAPCQETPRRGMWLSPLDLMLVNRGHTPAVYFYPYRSEPGDFFDVARLKAAMAKALVAFYPMAGRLGMDGNGRAEIDCTGQGALFVVARSDLTIDDFRSFLPSPELRTLFVPRVEDHSPSILCAVQVTFLKCGGVALGTALHHVAVDAISAFHFLQTWSAFSRGGGGAALELPFHDRTLLRARSPPLVHPDAFSAFCPKLNLSVEPSETVVTQAFVVSKDQVTALKRACVGGDGGRVSTFCALSAHVWRCVCVARRLPPDATTRLTFPASVRRSMRPPLPPGYCGNGIIWLGAAGKVRDVTSSESEDLVFVAGQISSAVRRMDDELVRSAIDYFELTEIDSKPAPGRMPETELRVISWLGMPVYDVDFGWGKPLAMLRAVSERAGFVYLMDNGKEDGSVRVLMCTEAAILNDFQHLLYARF; from the coding sequence ATGGGAGAAGCGCGCGAGCTGCTGCAAGAGCGCTACACATCCGTCTCTTCACTCGACCTCATCTCAGTCAGCAGGAGAAAAATGGGCGCGGTGCTTTCTACGAAGAAAGCGACGAAAATGGGTGTGGAcgaggtggaggtggtggagtCGTGCATGGTGGCACCCTGCCAGGAGACGCCCAGGAGAGGCATGTGGCTCTCCCCGCTCGACCTCATGCTGGTCAACAGAGGCCACACCCCCGCCGTCTACTTCTACCCGTACCGCTCCGAGCCCGGTGACTTCTTCGACGTGGCCAGGCTCAAGGCGGCGATGGCCAAGGCACTCGTGGCTTTCTACCCCATGGCCGGCCGCCTCGGCATGGACGGCAACGGCCGGGCAGAGATCGACTGCACCGGCCAGGGCGCGCTCTTCGTCGTCGCTCGCTCGGACCTCACCATCGACGACTTCCGCAGCTTCTTGCCGTCGCCGGAGCTGAGGACGCTCTTTGTTCCCCGCGTCGAAGACCACTCGCCGTCCATCTTGTGCGCTGTCCAGGTGACCTTCTTGAAGTGCGGCGGGGTGGCATTAGGGACGGCGCTGCACCACGTCGCCGTCGACGCCATCAGCGCGTTCCACTTCTTGCAGACGTGGTCTGCCTTCtccaggggcggcggcggggcggcgctagAGCTCCCGTTCCACGACCGCACCCTCCTCCGCGCGCGCTCCCCACCCTTGGTCCACCCCGACGCCTTCTCGGCCTTCTGCCCCAAGCTGAACCTATCCGTCGAGCCGTCGGAGACCGTCGTCACCCAGGCTTTCGTCGTCTCCAAGGACCAGGTCACCGCTCTCAAGCGTGCCtgcgtcggcggcgacggcggccgcgTGAGCACGTTCTGCGCCCTGAGTGCCCACGTGTGGCGGTGCGTCTGCGTCGCCCGCCGGCTGCCACCGGACGCCACCACCCGTCTCACCTTCCCGGCGAGCGTCCGGCGCAGCATGAGGCCGCCGCTCCCGCCTGGCTACTGCGGCAACGGGATCATCTGGCTTGGCGCGGCTGGCAAGGTGCGAGACGTCACCTCCTCGGAGTCGGAGGACCTGGTGTTCGTGGCCGGCCAGATCAGTAGCGCCGTCCGTCGGATGGACGACGAGCTAGTGCGCTCGGCGATAGACTACTTCGAGCTCACCGAGATCGACAGCAAGCCGGCGCCGGGGCGCATGCCAGAGACGGAGCTGCGGGTGATCAGCTGGCTTGGCATGCCGGTGTACGACGTGGACTTCGGGTGGGGGAAGCCGCTGGCAATGCTGCGCGCAGTGTCGGAGCGCGCCGGGTTCGTCTATCTGATGGACAACGGGAAGGAGGACGGCAGCGTGCGCGTTCTCATGTGTACGGAGGCCGCGATCCTCAACGACTTCCAGCACCTACTGTACGCCCGGTTCTAG